Proteins from one Hyperolius riggenbachi isolate aHypRig1 chromosome 4, aHypRig1.pri, whole genome shotgun sequence genomic window:
- the ZIC1 gene encoding zinc finger protein ZIC 1, with protein sequence MLLDAGPQYPAIGVTTFGSSRHHSTADVTDREVGLGINPFADGMGAFKINPSSHDLASGQTAFTSQAPGYAAAALGHHHHPGHVSSYSSAAFNSTRDFLFRNRGFGEAASAQHSLFASAGGFAGPHGHTDAAGHLIFPGLHEQAAGHGSPNVVNGQMRLGFSGDMYGRPDQYGQVTSPRSEHYASTQLHGYGPMNMNMAAHHGAGAFFRYMRQPIKQELICKWIEPEQLSNPKKSCNKTFSTMHELVTHVTVEHVGGPEQSNHICFWEECAREGKPFKAKYKLVNHIRVHTGEKPFPCPFPGCGKVFARSENLKIHKRTHTGEKPFKCEFEGCDRRFANSSDRKKHMHVHTSDKPYLCKMCDKSYTHPSSLRKHMKVHESTSQGSQPSPAASSGYESSTPPTIVSPTSENQTTSSLSPSSSAVHHTSSHSTLSSNFNEWYV encoded by the exons ATGCTGCTGGACGCGGGACCTCAGTACCCAGCCATAGGAGTCACCACGTTCGGCTCCTCCAGGCACCACTCCACGGCCGATGTGACGGATCGCGAGGTGGGTTTGGGCATCAACCCTTTCGCCGATGGCATGGGCGCCTTCAAGATCAACCCCAGCAGCCATGATCTGGCGTCGGGCCAGACCGCCTTCACCTCGCAGGCTCCGGGCTACGCGGCCGCGGCCCTGGGGCACCACCACCACCCGGGCCATGTCAGCTCCTACTCCAGCGCTGCCTTCAACTCCACCCGGGACTTTCTCTTCCGCAACCGCGGCTTCGGGGAGGCGGCCAGCGCCCAGCACAGCCTGTTCGCCTCGGCGGGGGGCTTCGCTGGACCTCACGGGCACACCGACGCCGCAGGCCACCTGATCTTCCCGGGTCTGCACGAGCAAGCCGCCGGCCACGGCTCCCCCAACGTGGTCAACGGGCAGATGAGGCTGGGCTTCTCTGGAGACATGTACGGGCGGCCAGACCAGTATGGACAAGTGACCAGCCCCCGGTCCGAGCACTATGCCTCCACCCAACTCCATGGCTATGGCCCTATGAACATGAATATGGCTGCCCACCACGGAGCAGGGGCCTTCTTCCGCTACATGAGGCAGCCCATCAAACAAGAACTCATCTGTAAGTGGATTGAACCGGAGCAGTTGTCCAACCCCAAAAAGTCCTGCAACAAAACTTTCAGCACCATGCACGAGCTGGTCACCCATGTCACGGTGGAGCACGTTGGGGGACCGGAGCAGTCCAATCACATCTGCTTCTGGGAAGAATGTGCCAGAGAAGGCAAGCCCTTCAAAGCCAAATACAAACTTGTTAACCACATCCGAGTCCACACGGGTGAAAAACCCTTCCCCTGCCCGTTCCCTGGCTGTGGAAAAGTCTTTGCCAGGTCAGAAAACCTGAAAATCCACAAAAGAACTCACACAG GTGAGAAGCCCTTTAAGTGTGAGTTTGAAGGCTGTGACAGACGATTTGCAAATAGCAGCGACCGTAAAAAACACATGCACGTCCATACTTCAGACAAGCCCTATCTGTGTAAAATGTGTGACAAGTCGTACACCCATCCGAGCTCCCTCAGAAAACACATGAAG GTCCACGAATCAACTTCCCAGGGGTCCCAGCCTTccccagcagccagctcaggctaTGAGTCCTCAACGCCCCCAACAATCGTTTCTCCTACTTCAGAAAACCAGACCACAAGTTCCTTatccccttcctcctcagcagtACATCATACGTCCAGTCACAGCACGCTCTCGTCAAATTTTAACGAATGGTACGTTTaa
- the LOC137570546 gene encoding zinc finger protein ZIC 4-like, giving the protein MSVEALGNTVMDPAFSKRNPSLRIVDLAGAHHHHHHHHHHPPQTMTGFPGYMGHSHSMAHMHPGEYAADSRLGPSPAFRPEHMGHHPAALKLSPAHNHHQHHHHQHHHHMAGHAEAASSQTGAFVPAHSAAVSYSSLPHTAQAIPAGRDFLLGRDLTVQVMPGLSDQHSAATSHHGMFVSTTGSYPGQHGHHTEPGNHPYFSGPHHEQHSHATPGGQPLNGQIRLGLPGDMYSSRSDHFTQSVSRTDPFSSASLHHGYAGMNLNMNLAPHHGPGAFFRYMRQAIKQELICKWIDEEQPPKKLCSKTFTTMHELVTHVTVEHVGGPEQSSHICFWEECAREGKPFKAKYKLVNHIRVHTGEKPFPCPFPGCGKVFARSENLKIHKRTHTGEKPFKCEFEGCDRRFANSSDRKKHSHVHTSDKPYNCKVRGCDKSYTHPSSLRKHMKVHCKSPPPSSGYESSIASLVSPSSDSGQDPAAASSHSEPLSSTQANLSEWYVCQSSGASGIPTPPSHTPSPEHRKASYNCESRPNY; this is encoded by the exons ATGAGTGTGGAGGCTTTGGGGAACACAGTGATGGACCCTGCATTCTCCAAACGGAACCCGTCGCTGAGAATAGTAGACTTGGCAGGggctcatcatcatcaccatcatcatcaccaccaccCCCCGCAGACCATGACAGGCTTCCCGGGGTACATGGGTCATTCCCACTCAATGGCTCATATGCACCCTGGGGAGTATGCTGCTGATTCTCGCCTGGGGCCAAGTCCTGCATTCCGGCCAGAACACATGGGGCATCATCCAGCGGCCCTCAAACTCAGCCCTGCCCATAACCACCACCAGCACCATCACCACCAGCACCACCATCATATGGCAGGCCACGCTGAGGCTGCCTCCAGTCAAACAGGAGCATTTGTCCCGGCTCACTCGGCAGCTGTCTCCTACTCCAGCCTCCCCCATACAGCCCAGGCGATTCCTGCAGGTAGGGACTTTCTTCTAGGCAGAGATCTGACAGTTCAAGTGATGCCAGGGCTGAGTGATCAGCACTCTGCTGCCACATCTCACCATGGCATGTTTGTCTCAACAACAGGTAGCTACCCCGGGCAGCATGGCCACCACACGGAGCCTGGAAACCATCCCTACTTCTCTGGACCTCATCATGAGCAGCATTCCCATGCCACCCCAGGTGGCCAGCCTCTAAACGGACAGATAAGACTGGGGCTACCTGGAGATATGTACAGCAGCAGGTCTGATCATTTCACTCAATCAGTGTCTAGGACAGATCCtttctcctctgcctctctccaccACGGCTACGCTGGCATGAACTTAAATATGAACCTAGCTCCTCACCACGGACCAGGTGCCTTCTTCCGCTACATGAGACAAGCCATCAAGCAGGAGCTCATCTGCAAGTGGATAGACGAGGAGCAGCCGCCCAAAAAACTTTGCTCCAAAACTTTCACGACCATGCACGAGCTGGTCACCCATGTCACGGTGGAGCAcgtcgggggaccggagcagtccAGTCACATCTGCTTCTGGGAAGAATGTGCCAGAGAAGGCAAGCCCTTCAAAGCCAAATACAAACTTGTTAACCACATCCGAGtccacactggcgagaagcccttCCCCTGCCCGTTCCCTGGCTGTGGAAAAGTCTTTGCCAGATCAGAAAACCTCAAAATCCACAAAAGAACTCACACAG GGGAAAAACCTTTCAAGTGCGAGTTTGAAGGTTGCGACAGACGCTTTGCCAACAGCAGCGACAGGAAGAAGCATTCCCATGTGCACACCAGCGACAAGCCTTACAACTGCAAAGTGCGCGGCTGTGACAAGTCCTACACCCACCCCAGCTCACTGAGGAAACACATGAAGGTGCACTGCAAATCTCCTCCGCCCAGCTCAGGCTATGAATCTTCCATAGCTTCACTGGTGTCCCCCTCCTCTGATTCAGGACAGGACCCTGCCGCTGCGTCCTCTCACTCTGAGCCTCTGTCCTCCACCCAGGCCAACCTGAGCGAGTGGTATGTGTGCCAGAGCTCAGGGGCCAGTGGCATTCCCACGCCCCCCAGCCACACGCCTTCCCCTGAGCATCGGAAGGCTTCCTACAACTGTGAGTCTAGGCCGAATTATTAG